CCACCAAAGTTGACAAATCAGTTGCCGAGAAAACTTCCCCATCAAGGTAAAAGATTTCATTGGTTCCCATTGAACGTTTAAAGAGTTGGGCCGTATTCTCAGGATCAGTCACTAAGCGTTCCTTCGCAATTTTTCCAACCGTCAAGACATCGTCCGACACATGAACCACGCTAGGCGTCAAATATTCGCCAAAACCATTTGGAATCAGCTCAACCTCACCTTCACGATAGGTAACCGCTAGACTATTAGTCGTCCCCAAATCAATACCAATTGTTGCCATAACATTCTCCTAAACTGCTTTTGTCCTTCCATTATAACATAGTCAAAAACGTCCTTTTCAGGAAGTAAGTAAACTATTTCAAATGTGCCATGAACTAAGAAAGTCAGCAAAGAATGACAGATGATTCTCTTTGAGAACGAAGTGAGTATAACTAAGACTTTTCACTGTGATACCCCCCCTGAAGAACTTAAACTTCAGGGGTTCGGAAGTTTCGAGACCTTAGACTCGAAACTTAGGCATGGAACTTCTTTGACGTTCGCTGACGTTCGTCATCACCTAAGGAAAGTCTCGAAAAAGATTCTTTATTAAAATAAAAGCCGACCCAAGGTCAGCTTTTCATTATCTTATTAATTATTTTTTGAATGGTTCTTCCACCATGATGAGAGGATGGAACCTGAGATATTGTGCCAAATACTAAAGATAGTCGATGGAATCGCAGCTTGTGGCACGAAATATTTCATGGCAAGGGTTGCTCCAAGACTTGAGTCTTGCATCCCCACTTCGAAGGTAATGGCTTTTTGTTGTGGTTCTTCCAAACCAAGGATTTTTGAAAATCCAAAACCAAGGGCATAACCACAAAGGTTGTGGAGCATGACAACTGGGATGACAAGGGCTGTCGCTGCTGTGAAAATATTGGCATGGTTGGCAGAAACCACTGCTCCAACAATCAAGAGGATGGCAGCTTGAGAAATCAAAGGCATAATCTTGATGATGGCATCAATTTTCTTACCAAAGATTGAGTGAATGAGTACACCCAAGATGATAGGGACAACCACGATACGCAAGGTACTAAGGAAGAGGCTTTGGGCAGGGACACTCACGTACTGACCAGCCAAGAATGACAAGAGGGTTGGAATCATGAGTGGGGCCAAGAGAGTTGAGAGGGTTTCAATAGAGACATCCAAGGCAACATCCCCACCTGAAAGGAAGGCCATGACACTAGATGAAGTCCCACTTGGACAAGACCCAACAAGGATAACCCCTGCTGCTGTCGCACCTTTCAGATGGAAAATCATACAAAGTAACCAAGCCAAACCAGGCATGATGACATAATGGGCAACAGTCCCAAGAACAACTGGAATTGGACGCTTAGCAATACGTTTAAAATCTTCAGTGGTTAAGGTAAGTCCCATACCAAAGAGAATCAAACCAAGCAGATAAGCCGTATTGGGAATAACCCAACTACTAGTTACGGGAAGGGCATAGTTAAAGGTCGCCCAGAGGATAACAGCTACAGTAAACCATTTGCTGAGCCA
Above is a window of Streptococcus salivarius DNA encoding:
- a CDS encoding bile acid:sodium symporter family protein; this translates as MESLVSFSKWLSKWFTVAVILWATFNYALPVTSSWVIPNTAYLLGLILFGMGLTLTTEDFKRIAKRPIPVVLGTVAHYVIMPGLAWLLCMIFHLKGATAAGVILVGSCPSGTSSSVMAFLSGGDVALDVSIETLSTLLAPLMIPTLLSFLAGQYVSVPAQSLFLSTLRIVVVPIILGVLIHSIFGKKIDAIIKIMPLISQAAILLIVGAVVSANHANIFTAATALVIPVVMLHNLCGYALGFGFSKILGLEEPQQKAITFEVGMQDSSLGATLAMKYFVPQAAIPSTIFSIWHNISGSILSSWWKNHSKNN